Proteins encoded within one genomic window of Gemmatimonadaceae bacterium:
- a CDS encoding histidine kinase dimerization/phospho-acceptor domain-containing protein: MRRIEFRGRLFVILLSFALIPSAVLGLGWFATSRYAFSLVGASAAWDSTAASGARAISAMRSAPLTPAQRQVIDAHEQRLHESLLQSKRATFVFTRAVYAAAVLVLLSLAVVGLGASRVAGHLSRQLSRPLVELVGWTARIGRGEALPAGPASRGAPEFELLRSRMRTMADELALGRARALEAERAAALREAARQAAHELKNPLTPIRFAVARLRRDAPPELAETVEVLATETARLEALAKNFSQFGKLPEGPRA, from the coding sequence GTGAGGCGTATCGAGTTTCGCGGCCGGCTGTTTGTCATCCTCCTATCGTTCGCGCTCATCCCGTCGGCGGTATTGGGCCTCGGGTGGTTCGCCACCAGCCGCTACGCCTTCTCCCTGGTGGGCGCGAGCGCGGCGTGGGACAGCACCGCCGCCAGCGGGGCCCGGGCCATCTCGGCCATGCGGTCGGCGCCGCTGACGCCCGCCCAGCGGCAAGTCATCGACGCGCACGAGCAGCGGCTGCACGAGAGCCTGCTCCAGTCCAAACGGGCGACGTTCGTATTCACCCGCGCCGTGTACGCCGCCGCCGTGCTGGTGCTGCTGTCGCTGGCCGTGGTGGGGCTGGGCGCGTCGCGCGTGGCCGGACACCTGAGCCGGCAGTTGAGCCGGCCGTTGGTAGAGCTCGTGGGCTGGACGGCGCGGATCGGGCGCGGCGAGGCGTTGCCGGCCGGACCGGCGTCGCGAGGCGCGCCGGAGTTCGAACTGCTGCGATCGCGGATGCGAACGATGGCGGACGAGTTGGCGTTGGGACGGGCCCGGGCGCTGGAAGCCGAGCGCGCGGCGGCGCTGCGTGAGGCAGCGCGCCAGGCGGCGCACGAGTTGAAGAACCCGTTGACCCCCATCCGGTTTGCGGTGGCGCGGCTGCGGCGCGACGCGCCGCCCGAGTTGGCGGAGACGGTGGAGGTGCTGGCCACCGAGACGGCGCGGCTCGAGGCGCTGGCCAAGAATTTCTCGCAGTTCGGCAAGCTGCCCGAGGGGCCGCGCGCC